The DNA region TCGGCACCGTAGTCGAGGAAGTGCAGCGACAGATGGGGCAGCGCGGCCGACTGGGTTCGCATGTTCAGCGCACCGTCGACCACGCGCAGGTTGTGCCCGCAGAAGGCATGCGCAACCACGGCGCGTGCCTCATCGGGGTCGTGCGTCTTGAAGGTGTCGCGGTGCGGAAGTGGTGTCTTCATAGGTCTCGGCGGCCGGAAATGTGATCTACGCAATATGGATACCACCAGCGTCCCACGGATAGCGACCCCCCGACTACCCACCTAGCGTTCTTGACGTCAGATCCACCTCCCCACCAACAACCGGAGGACACTCAATGAACGGCTTGTCGGGCAAGGTGGCGGTCGTCACCGGCGGCGCCACCAAGATCGGAGCGGCGGTCGTCGCTGCCTTCGTCGACGCCGGAGCGAACGTCGTCGTCGCTGACATCGACGAGGACGGCGGCCAGAAGGTGGCCGCCGACATCGGTGACGCGGTCCGCTTCATCCGGACCGACATCTCCGACGACACCCAGGTGGACGCCTGCGTCAACGGTGCCGTCGACGCGTTCGGCGGAGTCGACTTCCTCGTCAACCTGGCCTGTTCGTACGTGGACAACGGCTTCGAATCAACCCGCGACGAGTGGTTGCTCTCCTACAACGTCAACGTCGTAGGTGCCGTCGCCATGGCGAAGGCCGCCCACCCGCACATGGTCGCTCGAGGTGGTGGCTCCATCGTGAACTTCACCTCGATCTCCTCCAGCGTGGCGCAGACCGGCCGATGGCTCTACCCCGTCAGCAAGGCGGCCATCGTTCAGCTCACGCGAAACATGGCGATGGACCTGGCCGGCGACGGCATCCGGGTGAACTCCGTGTCCCCGGGCTGGACCTGGTCGAAGGTCATGGACGACCTCACCGGTGGCGACCGCGCCAAGACGGACCGAGTCGCGGCGCCGTACCACCTCCTGGGCCGCGTCGGCGACCCCGACGAGGTCGCCGCCGTCGTCGCCTTCCTGTGTTCGCCGGCGGCGTCGTTCGTCACCGGTGCCGACTGGGCCGTCGACGGCGGCTACTCCGCCATGGGGCCCGAGCAAGCGGTCCCGGCGATCCCGAAGCTCGCCGAGTAACCACACCACGGCACCCCCAAGATCTCATCAACCCAGGAGCAACAGATGCGCAAGATCACCATCGTCGGAGCAGGTCAGTCCGGCCTCCAGCTGGGCATCGGACTCGTCGACAACGGGTATGACGTCACGATCGTCAGCAACCGAACCGCCGACGAGATCCATGCCGG from Nocardioides luteus includes:
- a CDS encoding SDR family oxidoreductase — encoded protein: MNGLSGKVAVVTGGATKIGAAVVAAFVDAGANVVVADIDEDGGQKVAADIGDAVRFIRTDISDDTQVDACVNGAVDAFGGVDFLVNLACSYVDNGFESTRDEWLLSYNVNVVGAVAMAKAAHPHMVARGGGSIVNFTSISSSVAQTGRWLYPVSKAAIVQLTRNMAMDLAGDGIRVNSVSPGWTWSKVMDDLTGGDRAKTDRVAAPYHLLGRVGDPDEVAAVVAFLCSPAASFVTGADWAVDGGYSAMGPEQAVPAIPKLAE